The genomic window GGgtctgtggaggaggacaggATTAAGTCTGCGTCTGCAAAGCCCATTGAGATGTGAGGGGCGGTAATAGGGAGCTTGTCGCAGAGCGAGTCGGTGATGATGAAGGAGACAACAATGATATCGCCGTTGGCGCACTGTATGCTGATGTGCTCCTCGTACAGCTGAACAGCGGAAAGAacgcgcacctcctgcagaCTAGTCTTAGCGCTTGCAAAGACATCGTCAACTGCGCAGGTGGCGGTGTCGCCCTGCATGCCAGGGGCTCGACTACTCGACTTcagcgcagcactcgctgTCTCGGAAGTCACTAGTGAGGACACCAATGCTAAGGTACCTGCCATGCCAGTGTCCGTTGCGGTGAGAATGGTGGTGCGCTAATGCTCCACCGGACTGCGCATGCAGCTGATCCCCCTTTCNNNNNNNNNNNNNNNNNNNNNNNNNNNNNNNNNNNNNNNNNNNNNNNNNNNNNNNNNNNNNNNNNNNNNNNNNNNNNNNNNNNNNNNNNNNNNNNNNNNNATGGCGGGCACCAGTGCGCGGAGAAGTACATAAGCACGTACTCAGAGTCCTTCAAAACATCGATAGCGCgaacggcgctgccgtcctTGCAGAGGAGCATGAGCCCCGAGTTGTTAAAGAAATTAGGTTCCATGTGGCAAGTCGGCGTGCGTGTTTCTGTGCGCGAGGGAAGTGAAAAGGCTCAGGGGagagtagcagcagcaaaacgGTTGGGACACCAATGAAGCGAGAAAGAAATGTGATcaggcagagggagagggagggagagacttATGCCTTCGCGTTTGCTTGTCGCTTGGGTGATTCCTAGCAAGGGGGTTCGCGCGGCAACACTGTGTGCCATGCCGTTGTCAGAGAATGCATGAAGCAAGAAGGGAAACAGGAAGGataagagggggggggaatatACCCAAAGTACAGGAAGTACTGATCTTGACTACTTTGAGATTGCTGAGCCCCATCCAgtgtgcagcgcagcaggcaAACACGAGAAGACCACATGAGTAAATGTCCTCTccctgctcctctctcttcggagagctctctcttccacgATGCGTAGAGAGGAGACTAGTGGTGGGGAATTCAGCAGGATTGCCATCACTCCAAGCGAGGGTTACCTCGTCTACGAGAAGCGTACATCTGAGTCGATTCCccacagcgacgcgctgctaGCCGGGAGCTATTTCTGTGTCACCAGTCGACACGCGCCGTGCGTTCCCAAACTATCGCTTTTGCTTCACTGCGTGCACATCTGGTGCGCTTACAACGCGGACATTTTAATCGAGCAGACGAGAGGGCATCATTCCGATGCCCACGTGCTTCTGGCCAGCCACTCCTTACCCATCCaagggacacacacacacacacatcagcagcaaaagaaaaaggagagtTTCGTGGCGCTACTGAGCGAGTTGCTTACGGGTGCCACGATCAAACGCAAGAGCAGACAGACAACAATAAACGCAGATGACGCGCGAAAAGCCACGACAGCGGAAATGGAGGTGAGTgtggaagagaaagagggcgcGTTTGTAAGAAGTGTAGAGCGAGGTAAAGGTGGGAGcggggaagagaaacaggtggaggagagacggaAGGGGAGCACACCCcgaaagagaggggtggagaggcacACGGACTCCAGTTCACTTGACAAGACGAGAAGAGCCAAACAAGTAAAAGAAGCCATACGCATTAAGGAGgtaaaggagagagagagaggcaaagagacGCTGTGCCGTTCCTCTTGTTCATGAGTACCCCCAACTCATGTCCCCTACCATTGACTCACACGTCAGCGGAGGCGGGCGATAGGATGATGgtgggtgccgctgctgcgcgaggagagTCCCGCATGCAGCAAAAACCCACaacgaaaacgaaaaaaagagagggcagAACGGCGTGAGTTAAGCGCctgtgtgagagaggggggagggagggggaaagagggagaggcagacacAAGAAAAAGGCGGAATTCGAGGCACACGACTCGTTTGCTGCAACAGCGGTACCCCCccactcttcttccctctccccctcccccacacaccggCCTGATGCGGCCAGTGCGCGTACATTTGCACCACGTAGTCttctgtttgtttgtttgcaACCCATTGACGGCGCATTCGTGCGCAGCCCTGattggaggggggagggaaagggtggTATTCCGCCGAGAGGAACGCACACAGGCTCGTATCCGTGCATGACTTAACCTGCTCAGCCCATGCCCACCCAGGACCCAAGCAGATGAAGGAGTCGAGAGCCAAGACGAGCGCAGATaagacacacgtgcacaaTGACGGAGGCAAATGAAGTTGCAtcacctcctttttttctctgtgtgtgtgtgtggtgcgctTCCATTATGGTGAAGCAACTATGATCCGAATGAGGGAATGAAAGTACTGAAtaggaaagagagacaggggaggggcagggggagCACTGGAAGAGAGAACCGAGTAGAAGGGAGAAAATGATCGGAGTAGAAGAGCCAGAACGACGCCATTCAAAAGCGCAGCGCATGCGGCGAAGCACAGCGTAggggtaaaaaaaaaacacacacatagaaggaggaggcagacgTGTGCACATCGGACAACACACGCCAACGCAACCAACAACAAAAGAAGCAAAGTAAGAGCAAAgtgggagagaaagagagaagcacaccgGCTGCCTTCACAGCCTGGGTATGGGAAAGCGTGCGGAAGACTAGCGCTAGCGTTGAAAGGCTCAGGGTTGCACTTCACCAAAATATGAGGAATGCCAGAGGAAATCGAAAAAATTCAGTTGCTGCACCCATCAGCGAGAGTCCAATGCTCATACGAACAGCATAATACCTGGTGCTAGCGgcactctcctctctctcgcgccgtgtgtgtgtgtctctgtgtgtgtgtgttgggggggggggaggggagggaggcagcctTCCTACTTTCAAATGCCTCATCATCAGTGTCGTCTCCTTGTCGTAGTTGATATCACAGAAGCCCATGCTATAGCAGCGATGGTGAGTGGAGGTGAAGTAGTCGACACCGCTGATGCTCGCCATGAGCTTGCCCttagcgctgcagcgcttccaGTGCAAGTGAGCGGTTCCGCTGCTGACCGTGTCTTTCAGCTCCATGTAGGTcggcgtgctgcagccgtACTGCGCTTTTGCCCTTGCGGCCACCTTGAGAGTCTTCACCGGTACGTAGCCCACGCAGCAGCCCCGTGCATGATGACGTGCACAGTCTGCAGGTCGGCGGCGATGTATTTGGGCGACATGTTGGCGATGCTGACGGAAGGGTTGTCGTTGCTGAAGTATCAGCAAGTGATTACCCAAGTGATGACGTTGCCGCTGGTGGGgtctgtggaggaggacaggATTAAGTCTGCGTCTGCAAAGCCCATTGAGATGTGAGGGGCGGTAATAGGGAGCTTGTCGCAGAGCGAGTCGGTGATGATGAAGGAGACAACAATGATATCGCCGTTGGCGCACTGTATGCTGATGTGCTCCTCGTACAGCTGAACAGCGGAAAGAacgcgcacctcctgcagaCTAGTCTTAGCGCTTGCAAAGACATCGTCAACTGCGCAGGTGGCGGTGTCGCCCTGCATGCCAGGGGCTCGACTACTCGACTTcagcgcagcactcgctgTCTCGGAAGTCACTAGTGAGGACACCAATGCTAAGGTACCTGCCATGCCAGTGTCCGTTGCGGTGAGAATGGTGGTGCGCTAATGCTCCACCGGACTGCGCATGCAGCTGATCCCCCTTTCACGTGGGTCGACGATCTATGCCTCTGCGTGGTGTCCAAGACACCAGCCAGTCTACGCCTACATGGACATGGAAGGCTGGCCGACACTAATTTGCATAGAGTGTGGAAGAGACGGGGCAGAAGAGGGTGCGGCGAGGGGAGATGGGAGAGGAGACGGACGAAGTTGAGGTTCGCGGCGAGGTAAGGGTGGGTTGGGGGaagtggagggggtggaggccAGTTGCATGTGTTGTGGATCACATCACTAGAGAGGCTGCCGCAGGGGTACACTGCGCGTCGTCTGTCCCAGCAGAACATCTCCGTGAGTTAAGCATGATCTCTGCCCTCGGAAGGGGTGATGCATGTGGGGCACATGCAATCCGCGGCAAGTGAAGTCCTGCGGCGGGCTGAGGAGCCTATCCACCGGTGTGCCGGGGTAGGGCTTTGCAGCCGaagacgtgtgtgtgtgtgtgtgtgtgtgaagaggAGCCGCGGTTAGCGTGAGGGAGCTAAAGTACCACCCCAAGACGGCGTTGGGCTGAAGGCGGGTTTCGTTCTTGGGTGCTGTTAGGGGAGGCCGCGACTCAAGGAAGGAATTGGCGAAAGAGTATCAGACTATATAAGCCGGGCGCCGAGCCAAATGACGGCTTCCCTCTCAGCAGCTGAGTAGGAAGGCGAGATATGCGGCGTTGGCGTGagctgcaggtgcagggGNNNNNNNNNNNNNNNNNNNNNNNNNNNNNNNNNNNNNNNNNNNNNNNNNNNNNNNNNNNNNNNNNNNNNNNNNNNNNNNNNNNNNNNNNNNNNNNNNNNNGTAGGCAGGTAGCGTGGGTTGAAGTAGACCGCCCCCACGGCTGGGCGGCTCGTGATCGTGGCCGTGTTGGGGTAGTACTGACAGGTGACAGCCCACGCCATGAAGCTCCTCGGAGTAGATGTCGGACCCGCTGCCACGTAGACGACAAAATCCGCGTCTGGCACGCCGACTGTCCGGTGCGCCGGCGGGACTGTGAACGAGCCACAGT from Leishmania braziliensis MHOM/BR/75/M2904 complete genome, chromosome 31 includes these protein-coding regions:
- a CDS encoding tryparedoxin-like protein, whose amino-acid sequence is MEPNFFNNSGLMLLCKDGSAVRAIDVLKDSEYVLMYFSAHWCPP